A genome region from Camarhynchus parvulus chromosome 15, STF_HiC, whole genome shotgun sequence includes the following:
- the RITA1 gene encoding RBPJ-interacting and tubulin-associated protein 1 translates to MSSLFGRPAGARPPPPAFPPPWAAPAAPSARGSRPGSQCRSRSHAPSFCDESLFGAKPQGPAWAAPRMRKEDVAKLHSLLWSPPPAPQSQPGLSPRCRGAPLRAVHPPASAPPAASEPGPRDKLCAWKQPGSDACPKGWAAPGRARSQSVSRLSTPPDRIHLSSSLSTERWKNQSAPTTPAAPQGPLVRGRSNSVSGSPVPRNAKAAGGCTVRPPWK, encoded by the exons ATGTCG TCGCTGTTCGGCCGGCCCGCGGgggcccgcccgccgccgcccgccttCCCGCCGCCCTGGGCGGCTCCGGCGGCTCCCTCAGCCCGCGGCTCCCGGCCCGGCAGCCAGTGCAG GTCCCGAAGCCACGCTCCGTCTTTCTGTGACGAGTCCCTGTTCGGTGCCAAGCCGCAgggccctgcctgggcagctccGCGGATGAGGAAGGAGGATGTAGCCAAGCTCCACTCGCTGCTCTGgagccccccgcccgccccccagagccagcccggCCTCTCCCCACGCTGCCGGGGCGCTCCCCTGCGGGCCGTCCATCCCCCGGCCTCCGCGCCCCCGGCTGCATCCGAGCCCGGCCCCCGGGACAAGTTGTGTGCCTGGAAACAGCCCGGGAGCGATGCTTGCCCCAaaggctgggctgctcctggcagagcacGCTCCCAGTCTGTCAGCCGGCTGAGCACGCCCCCGGACAGGATTCACCTTTcttccagcctcagcacagAAAGGTGGAAGAACCAGAGCGCTCCAAcaacccctgcagcccctcagggccCGCTGGTGAGGGGTCGGTCCAACAGCGTGTCCGGATCTCCTGTGCCCAGGAATGCCAAGGCAGCAGGTGGCTGCACAGTCAGACCCCCCTGGAAGTGA
- the DDX54 gene encoding LOW QUALITY PROTEIN: ATP-dependent RNA helicase DDX54 (The sequence of the model RefSeq protein was modified relative to this genomic sequence to represent the inferred CDS: deleted 2 bases in 1 codon) — MAPRARRQPRGAPVPATPLPAFPAATEGDDGADADAELDTQAMVRAQNQKKKKSGGFQSMGLSYPVFKGIMKKGYKVPTPIQRKTIPAILRGRDVVAMARTGSGKTACFLIPMFERLKAPSQAGPRALILSPTRELALQTLKFTKELGKFTGLKTALILGGDKMEDQFAALHENPDIIIATPGRLVHVAVEMKLKLHTVEYVVFDEADRLFEMGFAEQLQEIIARLPDCHQTVLFSATLPKLLVEFARAGLTEPMLIRLDVESKLSEQLKLVFFHVRGDDKPAVLLHLLRSVVKPQDQTVVFVATKHHTEYLRELLTAQGIRCTHIYSSLDQTARKINIAKFSQGKCPVLLVTDVAARGLDIPMLDNVINFSFPAKGKLFLHRVGRVARAGRSGTAYSLVAPDEMPYVFDLHLFLGRPLVLAGAQEMPADAGGVLGRVPQSLVDDEECLLLTDHESSLELRSLRRVADNAHKQYLRSRPGPSPESIKRAKDLDVSQLGMHPLFRARFEDTELQRLKLVDSIKTYKSKATIFEINATSRTPASTVMRSKRRHDRALIEKFQRGQQEKRAAALKGQGMGPTPPEPQDGEGEQEDLQDVFSNVGGQKRKRGRGGEDGPRKKPQQPAQQAEDFYIPYRPKDFESERGLSVGGEGSAFEQQAAGAVLDLMGDENHNLNKNKQLLKWDRKKKRFVGQTGQEDKKKVRTESGRYISSSYKNNLYEKWKQKYKVDERDEDEEGPRSREQFRGKHRRGHGTGPGQPPAQGRVRSELRNKQQILKQRKKAAKQRFLQSGGLKRLRARGRQRVQELRLMAFGRRAAAKKGKLRKRM, encoded by the exons ATGGCGCCGCGAGcccgccgccagccccgcgGAGCGCCG gtgccTGCGACCCCACTGCCCgccttccctgctgccaccgAGGGGGACGATGGCGCTGACGCTGATGCTGAGCTGGACACTCAGGCCATGGTGCGGGCCCAGAaccagaagaagaagaaatccgGGGGTTTCCAGTCCATGG GCCTCAGCTACCCTGTCTTCAAGGGCATCATGAAGAAGGGCTACAAGGTGCCCACGCCCATCCAGAGGAAG ACCATCCCTGCCATCCTGCGTGGCCGGGATGTGGTGGCTATGGCCCGGACGGGCAGTGGGAAGACGGCCTGTTTCCTCATCCCCATGTTCGAGCGGCTGAAGGCGCCCAGCCAGGCCGGGCCACGCGCCCTCATCCTCTCACCCACCCGGGAGCTGGCCCTGCAGACCCTCAAGTTCACCAAGGAG ctgggcaagTTCACTGGCTTGAAGACAGCCCTGATCCTGGGAGGAGACAA GATGGAGGACCAGTTTGCTGCCCTGCATGAGAACCCTGACAT aaTCATAGCCACCCCTGGGCGCCTGGTGCACGTGGCGGTGGAGATGAAGCTGAAGCTGCACACTGTGGAGTACGTGGTGTTCGACGAGGCAGACAG gctctTTGAGATGGgctttgctgagcagctgcaggagatcATTGCCCGGCTGCCAGACTGCCACCAGACCGTGCTGTTCTCCGCCACGCTGCCCAAGCTGCTCGTCGAGTTTGCCCGGGCTG GCCTCACTGAGCCCATGCTGATCCGCCTGGACGTGGAGTCCAAGCTGAGTGAGCAGCTCAAG CTGGTGTTCTTCCATGTGCGTGGGGACGACAAACCGGCCGTGCTGCTCCATCTGCTCCGCAGCGTGGTGAAACCCCAGGACCAGACAGTTGTCTTTGTGGCCACCAAGCACCACACGGAGTATCTGAGGGAG ctgctgacagcacagggcaTCCGCTGCACCCACATCTACAGCTCTCTGGACCAGACCGCCCGTAAGATCAACATTGCCAAGTTCTCCCAGGGCAAGTGCCCGGTGCTGCTGGTCACCGACGTGGCTGCCCGGGGGCTGGACATCCCCATGCTGGACAACGTCATCAACTTCAGCTTCCCTGCCAAGGGCAAGCTGTTCCTGCATCGTGTCG GTCGTGTGGCCCGAGCTGGCCGCAGTGGCACTGCCTACTCGCTGGTGGCTCCTGACGAGATGCCCTACGTGTTCGACCTCCACCTCTTCCTGGGGCGCCCACTTGTCCTCGCTGGAGCCCAGGAGATGCCTGCAG atGCTGGCGGGGTCCTGGGCCGTGTCCCGCAGAGCCTGGTGGATGATGAGGAATGCCTGCTGCTGACGGACCACGAGAGCTCTCTGGAGCTGCGCAGCCTCCGCCGCGTCGCCGACAACGCCCACAAGCAGTACCtgcgctcccggcccggcccctcgCCCGAGTCCATCAAGAGGGCCAAGGACCTGGATGTGTCCCAGCTGGGCATGCACCCCCTCTTCA gagctCGCTTTGAAGACACTGAGCTGCAGAGGCTGAAGTTGGTGGATAGCATTAAAACCTACAAGTCCAAGGCG accATCTTTGAGATCAACGCCACATCCCGGACACCAGCCAGCACCGTGATGCGATCGAAGCGGCGCCACGACCGCGCCCTGATCGAGAAGTTCCAGCGCGGGCAGCAGGAGAAGCGGGCAGCAGCACTTAAAGGGCAGGGGATGGGCCCAACCCCTCCCGAGCCCCAGGatggggaaggagagcaggaagaCCTCCAG GACGTGTTCTCCAATGTGGGGGGCCAGAAGCGAAAACGGGGCCGAGGAGGAGAAGATGGCCCcaggaaaaaaccacagcagccagcacagcaggctgAGGACTTCTACATCCCATACCGGCCCAAGGACTTTGAGAGTGAGCGGGG GCTGAGCGTGGGCGGCGAGGGCAGCGCCTTCGAGCAGCAGGCGGCCGGGGCCGTGCTGGATCTCATGGGCGACGAGAACCACAACCTCAACAAGAACAAGCAGCTACTCAAGTG GGACCGCAAGAAGAAGCGGTTTGTGGGGCAGACAGGCcaggaggacaagaagaaggtGCGGACAGAGAGCGGGCGCTACATCAGCAGCTCCTACAAGAACAACCT CTATGAGAAGTGGAAGCAGAAGTACAAGGTTGACGAGcgggatgaggatgaggaagggcCACGCAGCAGGGAGCAGTTCAGAGGGAAGCACAGGCGTGGGCACG gcacaggccCCGGGCAGCCCCCAGCGCAGGGCAGGGTGCGCTCGGAGCTGAGGAACAAGCAGCAGATCCTGAAGCAGCGCAAGAAGGCGGCCAAGCAGCGCTTCCTGCAGAGCGGGGGCCTGAAGCGGCTGCGGGCGCGCGGGCGGCAGCGCGTGCAGGAGCTGCGGCTCATGGCCTTCGGCCGCCGCGCGGCC GCCAAAAAGGGCAAGCTCAGGAAGAGGATGTAG
- the CFAP73 gene encoding cilia- and flagella-associated protein 73 — translation MDPELEERVREALRDKLRLLPAELHAARGRTEAARGPATLPPSTRVLLKRREAAEVERELQNQRQEFQQRMQRLAQRRQQLARRQEQHRDAVLRFDSFLKAVAARRERELRRGGEERARAAAEREESARLQRELERLRRHRERLARRLRSLRPFGDYLRDVLARMGQFQDVAAMLVHFGVLAEVRAALAREAEAGQEQLAQGRAELQRYCQESSTQLLGTRNELARLHARLEAAHRDVLQWESCWSHIQSTATQKTLLLGQIKLAVQNLFQQTTAQLRIPTDRAQEDTKAQLDMVLLCMQALAGICATGTHPQHHRSARLLRGQE, via the exons ATGGACCCGGAGCTGGAGGAGCGGGTGCGAGAGGCTTTGCGGGACAAGCTGCGGCTGCT CCCGGCCGAGCTGCACGCAGCCCGGGGCAGGACGGAGGCAGCGCGGGGCCCCGCCACGCTCCCTCCATCCACCCGGGTGCTCCTGAAGAggcgggaggcggcggaggTGGAGCGGGAGCTGCAGAACCAGCGGCAG GAGTTCCAGCAGAGGATGCAGCGCCTGGCGCAGCGCCGGCAGCAGCTGGCCCGGAGGCAAGAGCAGCACCGCGACGCCGTGCTCAGATTCGACTCCTTCCTCAAG GCGGTGGCGGcccggcgggagcgggagcTGCGGCGGGGGGGCGAGGagcgggcgcgggcggcggcggagcgAGAGGAGAGCGCCCGGCTGCAGCGGGAGCTGGAGCGGCTgcggcggcaccgggagcgcCTGGCCCGGCGCCTGCGGAGCCTCCGGCCCTTCGGGGACTACCTGCGGGACGTGCTGGCCAGGATGGGGCAG TTCCAGGACGTGGCGGCCATGCTGGTGCATTTCGGGGTGCTGGCGGAGGTGCgggcagccctggcacgggAGGCAGAAgccgggcaggagcagctggcccagggcagggcagagctccagcGGTACTGTcaggagagcagcacccagctcctgggcaccaGGAACGAGCTGGCCCGGCTCCACGCACGCCTGGAGGCTGCCCACCGGGATGTGCTCCAGTGG GAGTCCTGCTGGTCCCACATCCAGAGCACAGCCACCCAGAagaccctgctgctggggcagatCAAGCTGGCTGTGCAGAACCTCTTCCAGCAAACCACTGCACAGCTAAGGATCCCCACGGACAGAGCCCAGGAGGACACAAAGGCCCAGCTGGACATG gtgctgctctgcatgCAGGCCCTGGCTGGCATCTGTGCCACTGGCACACACCCACAGCACCACAGGAGTGCCAGGCTGCTTCGGGGCCAGGAATAG